Proteins from a single region of Corylus avellana chromosome ca11, CavTom2PMs-1.0:
- the LOC132166661 gene encoding protein TONSOKU-like: protein MLMNPRCCLKVLILKKCQLGLTGVLHMIQALAGNGSLQELSLADNAYLDKHYSLEYNLTGKGSSEFLKQELNISENSLKGCATEQVDNAQQGLCTVNTDYNQLEVADSEDDPIRVDAAASGIDDSCASSCQKNECQFIQELSTAVHMAEKLSFLDLSNNGFSTQIAETLYTAWSSLRGGSAERHIEDKTIHLFLKGNKCCIVKSCCKN from the exons ATGCTTATGAACCCTCGGTGTTGCCTAAAAGTTTTGATCCTTAAGAAGTGTCAGCTTGGACTTACTGGAGTTCTTCATATGATTCAGGCTTTAGCAG gaaacGGCTCTCTTCAAGAGCTCAGCCTTGCTGATAATGCCTATCTGGATAAACATTATAGTCTAGAATATAACTTAACAGGAAAGGGAAGCTCAGAGTTCTTAAAGCAAGAACTCAACATATCTGAAAATTCTTTGAAGGGATGCGCAACAGAACAAGTTGACAATGCTCAGCAGGGTTTATGTACTGTGAACACTGACTACAATCAGCTTGAAGTTGCTGATAGTGAAGATGATCCAATTAGAGTAGACGCTGCTGCATCTGGAATTGATGACAGTTGTGCAAGTTCATGTCAAAAGAATGAGTGTCAGTTTATTCAAGAGCTTTCAACTGCTGTTCATATGGCAGAGAAGTTGTCCTTTCTGGATCTTAGCAATAATGGTTTCTCGACGCAAATTGCCGAAACGTTGTACACCGCATGGTCGAGTTTAAGAGGTGGTTCAGCTGAGAGGCATATTGAGGACAAGACAATCCATTTATTCTTGAAGGGAAATAAGTGCTGTATTGTGAAATCCTGCTGCAAGAATTAG